Proteins encoded together in one Leptospira meyeri window:
- a CDS encoding cellulase family glycosylhydrolase, whose translation MKPNRKQGNLGSGLIRIFLLSTLACTPAKDNGSNMVTLLLLGGYNQPGTTEVHSFGSSKATAIATSLHNLDYSLTSQEREILISEKNNNSFTDQIFVDGLGREVSFRGFNISGNMKLAQHGFKPFANESDAEIAFTRLGKTTGSNIIRYTIAWEGVHPAVDTIDYNYLDSVINQIKKATAKRMYILLDYHQDLFSRHLFNKNSWHTGNGAPAWITKGGSYPTEYCGIICASWSQNNLTNEAVRRAFRNFWNNAPLSTNSGTRNMQTEFLWQIGKTSAYLKDKLSAEEFSYILGLDPFNEPVDGGMEGLTPAQWDNQKLWPMYKKIRTILNQNGWENKWVFAEPLVFWNTNIGSAIAPATGGGHLLSPPGPGFVFNSHFYDAGRMGTDLTGIDNATYFKYLDEIRKESRFLKIPVFLSEFGMWLKGTGAKDTPRMISAVYQAMEISDGNQSSKSRFADFYNPIVSGTQWHWDYYYNNHAEYMNGNPNKLVTTKDAWNEEDFSVVGNYGTSFNLNNHSIERGYLRKSQGRIISSYYNTVGYDTWNNVFSWAAIKPGDSEPKYFVGKRFQLVIWKGRYSDAPTEVYLPNHFDPTKVILVSEKKIYNQSIPTTPNQETNEVIITPDRNREVGSGNILHIWDDLDLDENPNSSYHYVLVVDGGITSYSLQTLQEIQSKLNTRILLEQKSPIYLTGKMTYGGYPAESSN comes from the coding sequence AAGATAACGGGTCAAACATGGTTACCTTACTATTATTAGGCGGATACAACCAACCGGGAACTACTGAAGTTCATTCCTTTGGATCTTCAAAGGCAACCGCAATTGCAACGTCCCTGCATAATCTAGATTACAGCCTTACATCCCAAGAGCGGGAAATTTTGATTTCAGAAAAAAATAACAACTCGTTCACAGACCAGATTTTTGTGGATGGACTAGGTCGAGAGGTCAGTTTCCGAGGATTTAATATTTCAGGGAATATGAAACTGGCGCAACATGGGTTTAAACCATTTGCAAATGAATCCGATGCAGAGATTGCTTTTACTAGGCTCGGAAAAACCACAGGATCAAATATCATTCGTTATACGATAGCTTGGGAAGGCGTCCATCCTGCAGTTGATACGATTGATTATAATTACCTAGATTCGGTCATAAACCAAATCAAAAAAGCAACAGCAAAACGAATGTACATTCTTCTTGATTACCATCAAGATTTGTTCTCACGCCATCTATTTAATAAAAACTCTTGGCATACAGGAAATGGTGCACCGGCTTGGATTACCAAGGGAGGGAGTTACCCAACCGAATACTGTGGCATAATTTGTGCCAGTTGGAGTCAAAACAATTTAACAAACGAAGCAGTCCGTCGTGCCTTTCGTAACTTTTGGAACAATGCCCCACTATCCACAAATTCTGGAACAAGGAATATGCAAACAGAGTTTCTATGGCAAATCGGAAAAACATCTGCCTATCTAAAAGATAAACTTAGTGCAGAAGAATTTTCTTATATACTCGGACTTGATCCATTTAATGAACCAGTGGACGGAGGAATGGAAGGATTAACGCCTGCTCAGTGGGACAATCAAAAGTTATGGCCAATGTACAAAAAAATCCGAACCATTTTAAATCAAAATGGATGGGAAAATAAATGGGTATTTGCTGAACCTTTAGTATTTTGGAATACAAATATTGGTTCGGCGATTGCACCAGCAACAGGAGGTGGTCATTTGCTCTCACCACCTGGTCCAGGATTTGTATTTAACTCTCACTTCTATGACGCAGGGCGTATGGGAACAGACCTTACTGGAATTGATAATGCAACCTATTTCAAATATTTAGATGAAATCAGAAAGGAATCCAGGTTTCTAAAAATTCCCGTTTTCCTGAGTGAATTTGGAATGTGGCTCAAAGGAACAGGTGCAAAAGATACCCCTCGAATGATCAGTGCCGTATACCAAGCGATGGAGATTTCAGATGGAAACCAAAGTTCCAAATCTAGATTCGCCGATTTTTACAATCCCATTGTATCGGGAACACAATGGCACTGGGATTATTATTACAATAACCATGCAGAGTATATGAATGGAAATCCAAATAAACTTGTTACTACAAAAGATGCATGGAATGAAGAAGACTTTTCAGTGGTAGGAAATTATGGAACCAGTTTCAACTTAAATAACCATTCCATCGAGCGAGGTTATTTGCGCAAATCGCAAGGCCGGATCATCAGTAGTTATTATAATACAGTTGGGTACGATACTTGGAACAATGTATTTTCTTGGGCCGCAATCAAACCGGGAGACTCGGAACCAAAATACTTTGTGGGGAAAAGATTTCAATTGGTCATTTGGAAAGGAAGGTACTCGGATGCTCCCACAGAGGTCTACCTTCCCAATCATTTTGATCCTACGAAGGTTATTTTAGTTTCCGAAAAAAAAATCTATAACCAGTCCATACCAACCACTCCTAACCAGGAAACCAATGAGGTCATCATCACTCCAGATCGGAATCGAGAGGTTGGTTCTGGAAACATTTTACATATATGGGATGATTTGGATCTAGACGAAAATCCGAACTCATCTTATCATTATGTTTTGGTTGTGGATGGAGGAATTACTTCCTATTCCTTACAAACACTTCAAGAGATCCAATCCAAACTCAACACCCGGATTCTGTTAGAACAAAAAAGTCCGATCTATTTAACGGGGAAAATGACATACGGCGGATATCCCGCCGAATCATCAAATTAA
- a CDS encoding SDR family oxidoreductase → MKPKTLIIGSSGKTGSRILSKLKQANYPVRLGSRKAEPSFDWENPEGWEKALQGINQVYISYQPDLAVPSSLKAIQSLVQVCQKNEVKRLVLLSGRGEPEARACEQIVQNSGLEWTILRSSWFLQNFSEGMFLDSILEGKVLFPRVAAKEPFVDLDDLCDLAFDSLVTDKHKNKLYELTGPELVSFKDVFQTIAKTTNQLILFEELPLDDYLVTLRKLGLPDDVLWLIDYLFRTVLDGRNESVTNDLELALGRKPKDFQTYVKETAKSGIWKIQEKVS, encoded by the coding sequence ATGAAACCAAAAACACTCATCATTGGATCCAGCGGAAAAACTGGATCACGAATTCTATCAAAACTAAAACAAGCCAATTATCCGGTTCGGTTGGGATCAAGAAAGGCGGAACCATCCTTTGATTGGGAAAACCCAGAAGGTTGGGAAAAGGCCCTCCAAGGAATCAACCAGGTTTATATTAGTTACCAACCAGATTTGGCAGTACCTTCATCTTTGAAGGCCATCCAATCCTTGGTTCAAGTTTGTCAAAAAAACGAGGTAAAACGTCTTGTTTTGTTATCTGGAAGAGGTGAACCAGAAGCAAGAGCTTGCGAACAAATTGTACAAAACTCTGGGTTAGAGTGGACCATCCTTCGATCGAGTTGGTTCTTACAAAATTTTAGTGAGGGAATGTTTCTCGACTCAATTTTAGAAGGTAAGGTTTTATTTCCAAGGGTAGCAGCCAAGGAACCCTTTGTGGATTTGGATGATCTTTGTGATCTTGCCTTTGATTCTCTTGTGACAGACAAACATAAAAATAAACTCTATGAGCTGACAGGTCCAGAACTTGTTAGTTTTAAAGATGTTTTTCAAACGATAGCAAAAACCACAAATCAATTGATTTTATTCGAGGAACTTCCGTTAGATGATTATTTGGTAACTCTAAGGAAACTTGGGCTTCCAGATGATGTTTTATGGTTAATCGATTATTTGTTTCGCACAGTCCTAGATGGAAGGAATGAATCAGTCACGAACGATTTGGAGCTGGCACTAGGTAGAAAGCCAAAAGACTTTCAGACCTATGTCAAAGAAACAGCTAAATCAGGAATTTGGAAAATCCAAGAGAAAGTAAGTTAA